One Desulfitibacter sp. BRH_c19 genomic window carries:
- a CDS encoding ATP-dependent chaperone ClpB, translated as MRMDKFTTKAAEALQNAYSLAEEMQHQQVTPDHLLVALTEQKEGVVSKIFSGLEVNPAQFVQELNVSLGKEPKVQGGMEVYPSQSLRQIFDEAWKEAVSMKDEYLSTEHLLLAVIKKAPGEAGRLIKQKGINRDKILHVLQNIRGSQRVTDPNPENKYEALLRFGHDLTEQAQIGKLDPVIGRDDEITRVIQVLSRRTKNNPVLIGEPGVGKTAIVEGLAQRMVEGTVPETLKDKKLIVLDIGAMVAGAKYRGEFEDRLKAVLKEVKDAEGDIVMFIDEIHTLVGAGAAEGAVDAANMLKPALARGELRCIGATTLNEYRKHIEKDTALERRFQQVYVGEPSVEDTIGILRGLKEKYEVHHGVRLKDSALIAAATLSHRYLTERFLPDKAIDLIDEAASKLRIEIDSMPGEIDSIERKVRQLEVQVEALKKENDQGSREQLNLIQSQIANYNEDLSGKKAHWANEKEIIQKIRSIKGEIDKARIKEVKAERDLELNELAKIRYGVLPQLEKDLEKANGQLAEIQKTSKMLKEEVDEEDIAEIVSKWTGVPVSRMLQGEIQKLLKMEELLQRRVVGQDEAIEVIANSIRRSRAGVSDPNKPLGSFIFLGPTGVGKTELAKGLAHFLFNDERAMLRFDMSEYMEKHSVSRLVGAPPGYVGYDQGGQLTEAVRRRPYSVILFDEIEKAHTDVFNVLLQLLDDGRLTDGQGQTVNFRNTVIIMTSNLGSQYFTQVEDPAALHERIMDTLKGHFRPEFLNRIDEIVLFHQLSKEHIIDIVDIQIQLLAERIKSLGYELKVSDDTKTFLAEKGYDTVYGARPLKRLIQRLVENPLSIAVLEGKYNAGDTINVNIGENKQIVLV; from the coding sequence ATGAGAATGGATAAATTTACAACGAAAGCTGCAGAGGCGTTACAGAACGCTTACAGTTTAGCTGAGGAGATGCAGCATCAGCAGGTAACGCCAGATCACTTATTAGTAGCTCTTACTGAGCAAAAAGAAGGAGTAGTTTCCAAGATATTTTCAGGATTAGAAGTAAACCCAGCACAGTTTGTCCAGGAGTTAAATGTTAGTTTAGGGAAAGAACCTAAGGTTCAAGGCGGTATGGAGGTTTATCCAAGCCAATCCCTGCGTCAGATCTTCGACGAAGCATGGAAAGAAGCTGTCAGCATGAAGGATGAGTATTTAAGCACAGAGCATCTTCTTTTAGCAGTAATAAAAAAGGCTCCAGGTGAAGCAGGTCGTTTAATAAAGCAAAAAGGGATAAATAGAGATAAGATACTTCATGTGCTGCAAAATATTAGGGGTAGCCAGAGAGTCACAGATCCTAACCCAGAAAATAAATATGAAGCATTATTAAGGTTTGGTCATGATCTTACCGAACAAGCACAAATAGGCAAGCTTGACCCTGTGATAGGTAGAGACGATGAAATTACTAGAGTTATCCAAGTCTTATCAAGAAGGACAAAAAACAATCCAGTCTTAATTGGTGAGCCAGGGGTAGGGAAAACAGCGATTGTTGAAGGCTTGGCACAGAGGATGGTAGAAGGTACAGTTCCCGAAACTCTAAAGGATAAAAAACTTATTGTTTTAGATATTGGAGCAATGGTTGCAGGAGCAAAGTACAGGGGAGAGTTTGAAGACAGATTAAAAGCAGTACTAAAAGAAGTAAAAGATGCTGAAGGCGATATAGTTATGTTTATTGATGAAATCCATACTCTTGTGGGTGCTGGTGCTGCTGAAGGGGCAGTAGATGCCGCTAATATGCTTAAGCCAGCTCTAGCTAGAGGAGAGCTCAGATGTATTGGAGCAACAACATTAAATGAATACAGAAAACATATTGAAAAGGATACAGCTTTAGAAAGACGATTCCAACAGGTTTATGTGGGAGAGCCTAGTGTTGAGGATACTATAGGTATTTTAAGAGGACTTAAAGAAAAATATGAGGTCCATCATGGGGTGCGCTTAAAAGATAGCGCTTTAATTGCAGCGGCAACCCTTTCTCACCGCTATTTAACTGAAAGGTTCTTACCAGATAAAGCTATTGACCTTATTGATGAAGCCGCCTCTAAACTGAGGATTGAGATTGATAGTATGCCAGGTGAGATTGACTCGATTGAAAGGAAAGTGAGACAGCTCGAGGTTCAGGTGGAAGCATTGAAAAAAGAAAATGATCAAGGTAGTAGAGAACAATTAAATTTAATTCAATCTCAAATTGCTAACTATAATGAAGACCTTTCTGGGAAAAAGGCTCATTGGGCAAATGAAAAAGAAATAATTCAAAAAATACGTAGTATTAAAGGGGAAATTGATAAGGCGCGAATAAAAGAAGTGAAAGCGGAAAGAGATTTGGAATTGAATGAGCTTGCTAAAATTCGCTATGGAGTTCTTCCCCAACTTGAAAAGGATTTGGAAAAAGCCAATGGACAACTGGCCGAAATTCAGAAAACTTCAAAAATGTTAAAAGAGGAAGTAGATGAAGAGGATATAGCAGAAATAGTTTCTAAATGGACTGGAGTTCCCGTTAGCAGAATGCTTCAGGGAGAAATACAAAAGCTACTTAAAATGGAAGAGTTGTTACAACGAAGGGTAGTTGGACAGGATGAAGCTATTGAGGTTATTGCTAACTCTATTAGACGATCTAGGGCGGGTGTTTCTGATCCTAACAAGCCCCTTGGTTCCTTCATATTCCTTGGCCCAACAGGTGTAGGGAAAACAGAGCTGGCAAAGGGTTTAGCCCACTTTCTCTTTAATGATGAGAGAGCAATGCTTAGGTTTGACATGAGTGAATATATGGAAAAACACTCAGTATCAAGACTTGTTGGTGCTCCCCCGGGATATGTTGGTTATGATCAAGGCGGACAGCTTACTGAAGCAGTTCGTCGTAGGCCGTATTCTGTAATTCTTTTTGATGAGATTGAAAAAGCTCATACTGATGTTTTTAATGTTTTGCTTCAATTGCTAGATGACGGGCGATTAACAGATGGCCAAGGGCAGACAGTAAACTTTAGAAATACGGTTATTATTATGACTTCAAATCTAGGAAGCCAATATTTCACCCAGGTCGAAGATCCAGCAGCTTTACATGAAAGAATAATGGATACATTAAAAGGCCATTTTAGACCTGAATTTCTTAACAGAATTGATGAAATTGTTCTATTCCATCAACTATCGAAGGAGCACATAATAGACATAGTTGATATTCAAATACAACTTTTAGCCGAAAGAATTAAAAGCTTAGGATATGAACTTAAAGTATCTGATGATACGAAGACATTTCTTGCAGAAAAGGGTTATGATACAGTATATGGAGCAAGGCCTTTAAAGCGATTAATACAACGTCTTGTAGAAAATCCACTATCAATAGCAGTTCTTGAAGGAAAATACAATGCTGGAGACACAATTAATGTTAATATAGGGGAAAATAAACAGATAGTTCTTGTCTGA
- a CDS encoding dipeptide epimerase — translation MYIKFVTIYGVRIPYLEPFIVAYGTYPDMPTIIVKMETDDGYIGFGEAVPDQCVTGETFESTITVLQNELIAEVIGLSPFQIEEAHQRFSRRIHGSPAARAALDLAMYDLMGKVANQPVYNLLGGKVHEKLIVPQVISIKEPEDMAKDAQRFVNEGFRIIKMKVGTDPYKDVERVRQVRQVIADATLRVDANQGWMDRATALQVIERIKVYNVDWVEQPVKDGDLEALAEVKKATTVRIMVDEGVHNVKDLLKVIQMRAADVVNIKLMKAGGIYPSLAIASMAEAAGLTCQVGSMVETAIGTAAGAHLSCARQVIKSNEMVGPLMLSRDVAKISIHQDELTLSDKPGLGIDVEEDVLEELAIRKIQIASHSN, via the coding sequence ATGTATATTAAATTCGTTACGATATATGGAGTTCGTATTCCATATCTTGAGCCTTTTATAGTTGCGTATGGCACGTATCCTGACATGCCAACAATTATTGTGAAAATGGAAACGGATGACGGATATATTGGGTTCGGAGAAGCAGTACCTGACCAATGTGTAACAGGAGAAACCTTTGAAAGTACGATTACTGTTTTACAAAATGAGCTTATTGCTGAAGTCATTGGTCTTTCTCCATTTCAAATAGAAGAAGCACATCAGAGGTTTAGTAGGCGAATTCATGGTTCCCCTGCTGCAAGGGCGGCATTAGATTTAGCCATGTATGACCTAATGGGGAAGGTTGCTAATCAACCTGTATATAATCTACTTGGCGGTAAAGTCCATGAAAAGTTAATTGTACCCCAGGTAATAAGTATTAAAGAACCTGAAGATATGGCAAAGGATGCGCAAAGGTTTGTTAATGAAGGGTTTAGGATAATTAAGATGAAAGTAGGAACAGATCCTTACAAGGACGTAGAAAGGGTCAGGCAGGTTCGGCAGGTGATAGCTGATGCAACATTAAGGGTGGATGCTAATCAGGGCTGGATGGATCGGGCCACAGCTTTACAGGTTATTGAAAGGATAAAGGTATATAATGTTGACTGGGTGGAGCAGCCGGTTAAGGATGGGGATTTAGAGGCACTAGCTGAAGTAAAAAAGGCAACAACAGTTAGAATTATGGTTGATGAAGGCGTACACAATGTTAAAGATTTATTAAAGGTCATTCAGATGAGAGCAGCAGATGTGGTAAATATTAAGCTTATGAAGGCAGGGGGAATTTATCCATCACTTGCAATAGCTTCCATGGCTGAGGCAGCTGGACTTACCTGCCAAGTAGGTTCCATGGTAGAAACAGCCATTGGCACCGCAGCTGGAGCACACTTATCTTGTGCTCGACAAGTTATTAAATCGAATGAAATGGTTGGGCCATTAATGCTGTCAAGGGATGTAGCAAAGATTAGTATTCATCAGGATGAGCTTACACTATCAGATAAGCCAGGCCTTGGCATAGATGTGGAGGAAGATGTTTTAGAGGAACTAGCTATCCGCAAAATACAAATAGCCAGTCACAGCAACTAA
- a CDS encoding D-alanine--D-alanine ligase produces the protein MKVAIVYNRDSQAVINLFGVPNREKYGLQTINMIRDAIKAGGKQVKTFEGDKNIISKLEEFMPSVISGERPGLVFNLSYGIQGRARYTHIPSILEMLGVPYVGSDPQTHAIALDKVVTKIILKEKGMPTPKFAVLENPRQALTDDLAYPLIVKPKDEAVSFGLRIVNNEEELREGAKVIWDMFQGATLVEEYIEGREVNVGLLGNDPVEALPLVELVFGEGEQIYTYEDKISKSGRTIEKICPAPLSEDETKKVQELAVAAFKAIGCFDCARVDFRIDKQGNPYILEINSMPSLGAGGSYVYAAGKMGLNYGDLVNRFIETAAKRYFGTSLLTPFIHERQNKKETDVFRFHTKNRDKMEECLKAWTNLPSWTDDVVGLSTVVRRFEERITKLGLKPVDEFTNGRSAWTWQTKAGLNQGTLLVVPVDVPRDRGGYPVPFRKDPEWLYGEGIGSSRAGIVCILQTLEALRFIKKLHTSKIGVFIYSDEGRGMRYSSSFLRNAVSNARQVLVLQPGFKGGKVVDQRRGSRKFSILVEGGSLRIGSKNTQLDVLSWFLHRIDRIMALNQPEKKLSVAVQEINSERHSMLLPHRVRLTLYVTYLNNTLADNTEKQIEKIFTGDTKGINVYIEKLEDRAPLIRSRTKNPVIISLKSLCEEWKLPFGVESSLLPSAGGEGPSKVPVVCGVGPACKDLYTPNEAVHRGELLQRLLLLTLFLLRD, from the coding sequence TTGAAAGTTGCAATAGTGTACAACAGAGATAGCCAAGCAGTAATTAACCTTTTTGGTGTTCCTAATAGGGAGAAGTATGGTCTGCAAACAATCAATATGATTAGGGACGCAATTAAAGCTGGTGGAAAACAGGTCAAGACCTTTGAAGGTGACAAGAACATTATAAGTAAGCTTGAAGAATTTATGCCATCTGTAATATCTGGTGAAAGACCAGGACTTGTTTTTAATTTAAGCTATGGGATTCAGGGAAGAGCACGTTATACTCATATTCCCAGTATTTTAGAAATGCTGGGGGTTCCTTACGTCGGTTCTGATCCCCAGACTCATGCCATAGCTTTGGATAAGGTAGTCACTAAAATAATTTTAAAAGAAAAAGGGATGCCTACGCCTAAATTTGCAGTATTAGAAAATCCTAGACAAGCTCTAACAGACGATTTAGCTTATCCCCTTATCGTTAAACCAAAGGACGAAGCAGTATCATTTGGTTTAAGGATAGTTAACAATGAAGAGGAATTAAGAGAAGGTGCAAAGGTAATTTGGGATATGTTTCAAGGAGCAACCTTGGTGGAGGAATATATTGAGGGCAGGGAGGTCAATGTTGGTCTTCTTGGAAATGATCCAGTAGAAGCACTTCCTCTAGTAGAATTAGTTTTCGGTGAGGGGGAGCAGATATATACCTATGAAGATAAAATAAGTAAAAGTGGTAGGACAATCGAAAAAATATGTCCTGCACCACTTTCTGAAGATGAAACTAAAAAGGTACAGGAGCTAGCAGTAGCTGCCTTTAAGGCAATAGGCTGCTTTGATTGTGCAAGGGTAGATTTTAGAATTGACAAACAAGGCAATCCTTATATTTTAGAAATAAACTCCATGCCAAGCCTTGGTGCTGGTGGCTCTTATGTTTATGCAGCTGGCAAGATGGGCTTAAATTATGGAGATCTAGTAAATCGTTTTATTGAAACTGCAGCTAAAAGGTATTTTGGAACTTCTCTGTTGACTCCCTTTATTCATGAACGTCAAAACAAAAAGGAAACTGATGTATTTCGCTTTCATACAAAAAACAGGGACAAGATGGAAGAATGTTTAAAGGCATGGACAAATCTTCCTAGCTGGACTGATGATGTTGTAGGTTTAAGTACGGTAGTAAGGCGGTTTGAGGAAAGGATTACAAAACTAGGACTAAAGCCAGTAGATGAGTTTACCAATGGACGTTCTGCCTGGACCTGGCAAACCAAAGCTGGTTTGAATCAGGGAACATTGCTAGTTGTTCCTGTGGATGTCCCAAGAGATAGGGGAGGATATCCGGTTCCATTTCGCAAAGATCCAGAATGGCTTTATGGGGAGGGTATAGGCTCTAGTAGAGCTGGCATAGTATGTATATTACAAACACTAGAAGCTTTACGTTTTATTAAAAAACTACATACATCAAAGATTGGTGTGTTTATTTATTCTGATGAAGGAAGGGGAATGCGTTACAGCAGTTCATTCTTGCGAAATGCTGTTAGTAATGCACGCCAAGTTTTGGTTTTGCAGCCTGGCTTTAAAGGAGGTAAGGTTGTAGATCAACGTCGCGGATCTCGCAAGTTTAGTATTCTCGTTGAAGGAGGTTCCTTGAGAATTGGCTCAAAGAATACTCAACTAGATGTTTTAAGCTGGTTTTTGCATAGAATAGACAGGATCATGGCCCTTAATCAACCAGAAAAAAAGCTCTCTGTTGCTGTTCAAGAAATAAACTCTGAAAGGCACAGTATGCTCTTGCCACATAGGGTTCGCTTAACATTATATGTGACTTATTTAAATAATACATTAGCAGATAATACTGAAAAACAAATTGAAAAAATCTTTACTGGAGATACAAAAGGTATAAATGTTTATATTGAAAAACTAGAAGATAGAGCTCCTCTGATAAGAAGCAGAACCAAGAACCCAGTTATCATAAGTCTTAAAAGTCTTTGTGAAGAGTGGAAGCTACCTTTTGGAGTAGAATCAAGCTTGCTCCCTTCAGCTGGGGGTGAAGGACCTTCTAAAGTGCCTGTTGTTTGCGGTGTTGGGCCTGCTTGCAAAGACCTTTATACACCCAATGAAGCAGTTCACAGAGGTGAACTTTTACAAAGGCTATTATTGCTCACACTATTTTTACTACGAGATTAA
- a CDS encoding lysophospholipase codes for MNHYEFYWDSFDNLRMFAQVWEPVENKKVTGVVTLVHGLGEHSGRYANVAASLVGRGFAVVAFDQRGHGKSQGKRGHTPSYEALIKDVEDVLQIALKKFPGILYFLYGHSLGGNIVINYALRLKPNIHGVIVTSPWLKIISEPSSNLLYFVRLLNKVCCPLTQANGLKAQLLSHDQNVVDDYINDPLVHNRISMRLFITAHEAGNWALENANELTTPMLLMHGEDDQITSPDASKEFAEKAGDYCTFKIWEGLYHELHNELIKDKILKFMGDWLKTRL; via the coding sequence ATGAACCATTATGAGTTCTACTGGGACAGCTTTGATAATCTTAGAATGTTTGCTCAAGTTTGGGAGCCTGTAGAAAACAAAAAGGTTACTGGGGTAGTTACTTTGGTACATGGCTTAGGTGAACATAGCGGAAGATATGCAAATGTGGCAGCTTCCCTGGTAGGAAGGGGTTTTGCAGTAGTTGCTTTTGACCAGCGAGGTCATGGGAAATCCCAAGGAAAAAGGGGTCATACACCATCTTATGAAGCCTTGATTAAAGACGTTGAAGATGTATTACAAATAGCTCTAAAAAAATTTCCTGGGATACTATACTTTCTTTATGGTCACAGTTTAGGGGGAAATATAGTCATAAATTATGCATTGCGCTTAAAACCAAATATCCATGGTGTAATCGTTACAAGTCCCTGGCTAAAGATTATCTCAGAACCCTCCTCAAATCTACTATACTTTGTTAGACTGTTAAATAAGGTATGCTGTCCTTTAACCCAAGCAAATGGCCTTAAAGCACAATTACTATCCCATGATCAAAATGTAGTAGATGATTATATAAATGACCCATTGGTGCACAACAGAATTTCAATGCGTCTTTTTATAACTGCCCATGAAGCTGGGAACTGGGCTTTGGAAAATGCTAATGAGCTTACCACTCCAATGCTGTTAATGCATGGCGAAGATGATCAGATTACTTCTCCAGATGCTAGCAAAGAATTTGCTGAGAAAGCAGGAGATTATTGTACATTTAAAATCTGGGAAGGTCTCTATCATGAACTTCATAATGAATTGATTAAAGATAAAATTCTAAAATTTATGGGAGATTGGTTGAAAACTAGATTATGA
- a CDS encoding oxidoreductase — protein MGAITRRDFMKRTAAATAITTAALTGVGKKSALANGPKGQYASVVDMTKCDGCKGLDVPQCVTSCRTKNQHRYPEPIENIPEYWPQKKHEDWSKKRDLTNRLTPYNWIFVQNVQVKKDGKTHELSIPRRCMHCDNPPCAKMCPFGVIEKTKEGAVSIDHNFCLGGAKCRDVCPWGIPQRQAGVGIYLKVAPKLAGGGVMFKCDLCQDLIVKGEKPACVNSCPRDAMAFGLKDEMISYANDLAGRIGGYTYGDTENGGTSTIYVSPVSFESIDDELKKQEAIPRMHNPENPLDSLNGMGKAMLLAPVAGVFAAGIASYKTMKGER, from the coding sequence ATGGGTGCTATTACCCGGAGAGATTTCATGAAAAGAACAGCAGCAGCTACTGCTATAACAACTGCTGCACTTACAGGTGTTGGCAAAAAATCTGCATTAGCAAACGGCCCAAAAGGTCAATATGCTTCAGTAGTAGATATGACTAAATGTGATGGGTGTAAGGGTTTAGATGTACCGCAATGTGTTACTTCGTGTCGGACAAAAAACCAGCATAGATATCCTGAGCCAATTGAGAATATTCCAGAATATTGGCCTCAGAAAAAACACGAAGACTGGAGTAAAAAGAGAGACTTAACTAATCGTTTAACACCATATAATTGGATTTTTGTTCAGAATGTTCAAGTGAAAAAGGATGGAAAAACTCATGAATTATCAATACCCAGAAGATGCATGCATTGTGATAATCCTCCATGTGCAAAGATGTGTCCATTTGGAGTAATAGAAAAAACTAAGGAGGGAGCAGTTTCCATTGATCATAACTTCTGTCTAGGTGGTGCTAAATGTAGAGATGTATGTCCCTGGGGTATACCTCAGAGGCAGGCAGGGGTAGGTATTTATTTAAAAGTTGCACCAAAACTTGCTGGAGGAGGGGTTATGTTTAAGTGTGACCTGTGTCAAGACCTTATTGTAAAAGGAGAAAAACCTGCTTGCGTCAATAGCTGCCCCAGAGATGCTATGGCCTTTGGGTTAAAAGATGAAATGATAAGCTACGCCAATGACTTGGCAGGAAGAATAGGTGGTTATACTTATGGTGATACGGAAAATGGAGGGACCTCCACTATTTATGTTTCTCCAGTATCATTTGAGTCAATTGATGATGAACTGAAGAAACAGGAGGCTATTCCTAGAATGCATAACCCTGAGAACCCCCTTGATTCATTAAATGGGATGGGTAAGGCAATGCTACTTGCTCCTGTAGCAGGTGTGTTTGCAGCAGGCATTGCATCCTATAAAACTATGAAAGGAGAGAGGTAA
- a CDS encoding superoxide dismutase yields MPHFSRGRTERTAVARMRGGPLAPAIRGTVTFRDVPAGTEVSVEVIGLPPFSRVPGQPPIGPHGFHIHEFGNCRVGNPEDPFLAAGEHWNPDNQPHGNHAGDFPVLFSNRGLARMTFFTSRFKVADIIERSVIIHESPDDYRTQPAGASGRRLACGVII; encoded by the coding sequence ATACCACATTTTTCACGTGGGCGCACGGAAAGAACTGCAGTTGCAAGAATGAGGGGAGGCCCTTTGGCCCCCGCCATAAGGGGAACTGTAACCTTTAGAGATGTTCCAGCTGGAACAGAAGTTTCAGTAGAAGTAATAGGTCTTCCACCTTTTAGTCGAGTTCCTGGGCAACCACCAATAGGACCCCACGGTTTCCATATTCATGAATTTGGGAACTGTAGAGTAGGAAATCCAGAAGATCCATTTCTGGCAGCAGGTGAGCACTGGAATCCTGATAATCAACCCCATGGGAATCATGCAGGAGATTTTCCTGTTTTATTTTCAAATAGGGGTTTGGCAAGAATGACATTTTTCACTAGTAGGTTTAAGGTTGCTGATATTATTGAGAGGTCAGTTATCATTCATGAAAGTCCAGATGATTACAGAACCCAACCTGCAGGTGCCTCTGGAAGAAGACTAGCATGTGGAGTCATAATCTAG
- a CDS encoding copper amine oxidase codes for MKRLIGVLFLSICIIFSLSPITFAQEERISVLVDGLPTNFDVEPIIENGRTLVPFRAIAEDLNVKVEWDGGSQTINATDKGTSIQLQIGSSTAYINEMAVTLDVSPQIINGRTLIPLRFFSEAFNCNVEWIGSRNEVKIISAPAEMKVIGFYALGDTRTSSWTNLFGAPYPEAAKGNTDVVDELAFGWYSMDREGNLLLNSKTGWQRPAGWEAVLTTAYDFNLATEMLIHITNGDGTISSIIANEEAMKNSINSILAEVVMYGGVNLNFESLGLSEKGEALLDEQKRFTRFVRLLSEELHANNKTLTLTIHPPNSAYNGYDYKALGEVADTIIIMAYDYGPKPEPINRVLQAVEMAIAYVPAEKLVLGISAPYETPDSILSKIGIAKRYNLQGIALWRLGLISTDMWDVLKIATR; via the coding sequence ATGAAACGTTTAATTGGTGTGCTTTTCTTGAGTATCTGTATAATATTTAGCTTGTCACCAATTACTTTTGCTCAAGAGGAAAGAATTTCTGTTCTTGTGGATGGTTTACCAACAAACTTTGATGTAGAACCGATAATTGAAAACGGACGCACCTTGGTTCCATTTCGTGCTATTGCAGAGGACTTAAATGTAAAAGTTGAATGGGACGGTGGCAGTCAAACAATAAATGCTACAGATAAAGGGACAAGCATTCAGCTACAAATTGGCAGCAGCACAGCATACATAAATGAAATGGCTGTAACACTAGACGTTTCTCCACAAATTATTAATGGAAGGACTCTGATTCCACTTCGCTTTTTTAGCGAAGCTTTTAATTGTAATGTAGAATGGATTGGCTCTAGAAATGAAGTGAAAATTATATCTGCACCTGCTGAGATGAAAGTCATAGGTTTTTACGCCCTTGGTGATACTAGGACAAGCAGTTGGACTAATCTTTTTGGAGCGCCATATCCAGAAGCTGCTAAAGGAAATACTGATGTGGTAGATGAATTAGCTTTTGGTTGGTACAGCATGGATAGAGAAGGCAATCTGCTTCTTAACAGTAAAACTGGTTGGCAAAGGCCAGCTGGGTGGGAGGCTGTTCTAACAACTGCCTACGACTTTAATTTGGCTACGGAAATGTTAATACACATTACCAATGGTGATGGTACCATTTCCTCTATAATAGCAAATGAGGAAGCAATGAAAAATTCTATTAATAGCATTTTAGCAGAAGTAGTAATGTATGGAGGGGTTAATCTTAATTTCGAGAGTCTAGGGCTTTCTGAAAAAGGAGAAGCCTTGTTAGATGAACAAAAAAGGTTTACAAGGTTTGTTAGGCTTTTATCTGAAGAATTACACGCCAATAATAAAACCCTTACGCTGACAATTCATCCCCCCAATAGTGCATATAATGGATATGATTACAAGGCGTTGGGAGAAGTAGCAGACACTATTATTATTATGGCTTATGACTATGGACCCAAACCAGAACCTATAAATCGAGTGTTACAAGCTGTTGAAATGGCTATTGCTTATGTTCCAGCTGAAAAATTAGTACTAGGTATATCTGCTCCATACGAAACACCAGACAGCATTCTATCTAAAATAGGCATTGCGAAAAGATACAATTTGCAAGGAATAGCTTTATGGAGATTAGGCTTAATATCTACTGATATGTGGGATGTCTTGAAAATAGCAACACGCTAA
- a CDS encoding radical SAM protein, with protein MHYTLHLSNNCNMACKYCYVDKGHILKMNKETVVKTVNMAANEKNSVGIIFFGGEPLLCKDIIYETVEYCRWMEKNNDCRFHYKVTTNGLLLDEAFMEFSLKHNLFIALSHDGVQEAHDKHRVDNDGRGTFKKLSSKMELLLSQRPYAPVLMVVNPDTVDLYAESVQYLYQRGFRYLICSLNYAAVWTDRDMKKLEKQYKELAAFYLEMTLAENKFYLSPFEVKISSHINGQTYGKERCELGKKQISVGPDGTLYPCVQFVGEKDSTIGNVDAGIIEKRREALYTLNEVEKKECGECAIRNRCNHHCGCLNKQATGSIEKVSPVLCAHERILLPIADKLAKKLYKKRNPMFIQKHYNDMYPLLSLIEDRKSS; from the coding sequence ATGCATTATACATTACATTTATCAAATAACTGCAACATGGCTTGCAAATACTGTTATGTGGACAAGGGTCATATCCTTAAAATGAATAAAGAGACGGTTGTAAAAACGGTGAATATGGCGGCAAATGAAAAAAATTCTGTGGGCATCATATTTTTTGGAGGAGAACCCCTTTTATGCAAAGATATAATTTATGAAACTGTAGAATACTGCAGGTGGATGGAAAAAAACAATGATTGTAGATTTCACTATAAGGTTACCACTAATGGGCTTTTACTGGATGAAGCATTTATGGAGTTCTCCTTAAAGCATAATCTTTTTATTGCCCTAAGCCATGACGGTGTACAAGAAGCCCATGACAAGCACCGCGTGGATAATGATGGTCGTGGAACATTTAAGAAGCTTAGCAGCAAAATGGAGCTGCTGCTTTCACAACGTCCCTATGCACCTGTACTTATGGTGGTCAATCCAGATACGGTGGATTTGTATGCTGAATCAGTTCAATATCTGTATCAGAGAGGCTTTAGGTATTTAATATGTTCATTAAATTATGCTGCAGTATGGACGGATAGGGATATGAAGAAATTAGAGAAACAGTACAAGGAGCTGGCAGCTTTTTATCTGGAAATGACACTAGCAGAAAATAAATTTTATCTTAGTCCCTTTGAGGTTAAAATAAGTTCTCATATTAACGGTCAAACATATGGAAAAGAACGCTGTGAGCTAGGAAAAAAACAAATATCGGTTGGTCCTGATGGTACATTATATCCATGTGTTCAATTTGTCGGTGAAAAGGACAGCACCATTGGTAATGTGGATGCTGGTATAATCGAGAAAAGAAGGGAGGCTCTCTACACACTAAATGAAGTTGAAAAGAAAGAGTGTGGTGAGTGTGCAATCAGAAACCGCTGCAATCATCATTGCGGATGCTTGAATAAGCAGGCAACAGGCAGTATAGAAAAGGTTTCACCAGTATTATGTGCCCATGAGAGAATCCTCCTGCCAATTGCCGATAAACTGGCAAAAAAGCTTTATAAAAAACGAAATCCCATGTTTATTCAAAAGCATTATAATGACATGTATCCCCTACTTTCATTGATAGAGGATCGGAAAAGTAGTTAA